The proteins below come from a single Bactrocera dorsalis isolate Fly_Bdor chromosome 5, ASM2337382v1, whole genome shotgun sequence genomic window:
- the LOC105229424 gene encoding mpv17-like protein produces MSSFVNVVRGVFRRHPFLANSAIYGSLYVAAEYSQQYLVKRVLPETEAEKEDIDYATIGRYAVMGTTVFAPTLYTWYKWLDGTFPGTTKQIILKKLVLDQFVLTPYLLTAFYTGMSLMEQAEDPFKELREKFLPTFTRSCIFWLPAQTLNFVMVAPRFRVIYMGVCGFIWVNILCWIKRQPNELEPASEVKLKVAGQ; encoded by the exons ATGTCCAGTTTTGTGAATGTTGTGCGTGGTGTCTTCCGCCGTCATCCCTTTCTCGCCAACAGCGCCATCTATGGCAGCTTATATGTTGCGGCCGAGTATTCGCAGCAATATTTGGTGAAGCGTGTGCTG CCGGAAACCGAAGCGGAAAAAGAGGATATCGATTATGCCACAATAGGTCGGTATGCTGTAATGGGTACAACCGTTTTCGCACCAACACTCTATACATG GTACAAATGGTTGGATGGCACCTTCCCTGGCACTACCAAACAGATAATCCTTAAAAAGCTGGTGCTGGATCAATTCGTGTTAACACCCTACCTGCTGACTGCTTTCTATACAG GCATGTCATTGATGGAGCAAGCTGAGGATCCCTTCAAGGAGTTACGGGAGAAATTTCTGCCCACATTCACACGCTCTTGCATCTTTTGGCTGCCAGCGCAAACTTTGAACTTCGTAATGGTTGCGCCGAGATTTCGTGTTATTTACATGGGGGTCTGCGGCTTTATATGGGTGAATATTTTATGTTGGATCAAGCGGCAACCTAATGAGCTGGAGCCTGCGAGTGAGGTGAAACTGAAGGTGGCTGGTCAATAG